CTGGTGGCGATCCATCTTGCATCTCTTAGATCCTTTGGTTATCCCTTTTTTGCTCCTTTGGCTCCTTTGATTATATCGGATTGGGGTGACTTTTTGGTTAGAATTCCCTGGTGGGCCAAAAAAGTAAAGCCAAAACTAACTACTGGGCGTTCTCCTAATAGGTTTAAAGGTAAAAAACAGTTCATGCCTTCTGGACTTGAAACAAGAGATGAACCCTATTCTTTAAATGAAGACAAAAGAAATGAAGAAGGTAATAACGGTAAACAAGGAGATGAGTCTTAATGGCTGTTGAAAAAATCCATAACCGCCAGCTGCTTATAATGACTTTTATTCTTCGCACTACTGTTGCATTTGCTTTTTTGCCAGTGCTGACTACAGGTACTGCAAGACAGGATGCCTGGGCATCAAGTATTTTGATGTATATTGGAACAGTAGTGCTTTTACTTATAATCGTAGGACTTGCAGTAAAATTCCCCGATAAAACTATCGTTCAGTATAGTGAGATACTTCTTGGTAGTGTCCTTGGGAAAGTGATAAGTTTTCTGGTATTATGGATGTTTTTACACATGGCGGCGACAGAAGCAAGGATATATGGGGAACTTATTAATATAGCGTTCCTCACAAGGACGCCGGTATTTCTAATACAGGCAGGAATGATTATCCTAGCAGCTATAACAGTATATCTGGGGATAGAGGTAATCGGCAGAATGGCAGATTTTGTGCTGCCCTGGTTTATAATTTTAATATTTGTTACCATTATATTTTCTCTTGTTGATGTTACTCCAGAAAATTTTGAGCCTATACTTGCAAGGGGGATGGCCCCGGTTATTAAATCTTCTCTGACCCCTATAGCCATTGCAATACAGATCTTAACTGTTGCTATGATTTTACCCCGGACGAATGAGCCGAACAAAGGTATAAAAACAGTCTTTGTTTCTATAACCTTTGCATCTTTTATGGTTTTGGTGGTGTCTGTCGTAGTAGTGCTAGTAATAGGGCCTGAGTTAGGGAATAACGCTGTTTTTCCTTTTTTGTTTACTATTAGAAACGTTGAAACTGGTGAAGTATTAGAAAGGATAGAGATTTTTACTGTGCTTGCCTGGGGTCTTGGTATATATATCACTCTTTCTGTATACCTTTACTGTGGTGCCAAAGGCATTTCTCAGTGGCTTAACCTTGAGAGCTATCGCCCCTTAGTCTTCCCCATGGCAGCAATATGGACGGCTCTTTCAATTCATTCCTTTGATACAGTATATCAGTTAGAAAGTTTTCTGGCACCTGAGATAATTTTTCCTTATGCAATGACAGCTATAGGTATAATATATGGCTTCTTATGGGGTGGATATTTATTTAAAAAACTATTTGTTAAACGAAAAGGAGGAAACTTAGAAAATTGAAGCTTTGTATGTTTAAAGATATATATTTGTATCTAATTATGATTATTATGATAATATCTGTGTTTGCTATTTTTTATGGTGCTGGATGTTGGGATAGAAGAGAACCAGAAGATTCAGCCTTTGTACTTGCTATGGGTTTTGATTATGATGAGGATGAGGAACTATATGAGATAATAGTGCAAATTCCTGATCCCCAGGGAGCGGCAGGAGATCCAGGCGGTGCAATGGGTGGTGAAAGTCCTGGTGTAAAGGTGGCAAGTGGGAAAGGAGTAACCCCTTTTAAAGCTGCAAGAAATTTGCCGGCTACCAGGGATGTATTTTTTGGTCAAAATAAAATAGTTATTTTTTCCGAGGCTGCAGCAAAAAATGGGTTAGGTTCTATATATGACTTCCTTGCCAGGGAACGCCAGGCAAGGCTTGTTGCTACTCCAGTTATACTAAAAGGTGAAGAAAGTATTACTCAGTTTTTACGTACAGAGGTTCCATTAGATGAAGTTTTGGCAGATGCGCTAGAAAGACAGTTCTCTCTTATAATTGAACAGAGAGGGATTTTTCCTCAAAAATCCCTGATTGATATATTTGATATGTATACTATTGTAGGCAAGGAGCCTGTAATGGGAAAAGTAAAACTAGGAGAACAAACAGAAGAAGATATGATCGGGGAAGATAAAGAAGCTGTAAAAGCATCAATAGAAATTGAAGGAAGTGGATTTTTTGAAGGTGATAGTTTGAAGGGATGGTTAGACCCTGATCAGACTGAAGGATACCTTTGGTTGAGAGGTGATCTTCTAAGGGGCCTTACAGTTATTAAATGTCCTGTACATGATGAGCATCCAATAAGTATCGAAGTATTAAACACTGATGTTAATAAGATACCTGTAATAACCGAAGAAGGAGAAGCAGAAGTGCACCTGGAAGTAAAAGCTGATGGAAGGATACAACAGCAGAACTGTCCTGCTACATATGAGCGCCATGGTGAGCTTTCTGAAGCTTTAGATAGAAGATTTGCAACAGTTATAGAAAATAATATAAAAGAGACTATAGAAGTAGCTCAAGAAAAAAATGTAGACTTTTTGGG
The Natranaerofaba carboxydovora genome window above contains:
- a CDS encoding GerAB/ArcD/ProY family transporter → MAVEKIHNRQLLIMTFILRTTVAFAFLPVLTTGTARQDAWASSILMYIGTVVLLLIIVGLAVKFPDKTIVQYSEILLGSVLGKVISFLVLWMFLHMAATEARIYGELINIAFLTRTPVFLIQAGMIILAAITVYLGIEVIGRMADFVLPWFIILIFVTIIFSLVDVTPENFEPILARGMAPVIKSSLTPIAIAIQILTVAMILPRTNEPNKGIKTVFVSITFASFMVLVVSVVVVLVIGPELGNNAVFPFLFTIRNVETGEVLERIEIFTVLAWGLGIYITLSVYLYCGAKGISQWLNLESYRPLVFPMAAIWTALSIHSFDTVYQLESFLAPEIIFPYAMTAIGIIYGFLWGGYLFKKLFVKRKGGNLEN
- a CDS encoding Ger(x)C family spore germination protein, with translation MKLCMFKDIYLYLIMIIMIISVFAIFYGAGCWDRREPEDSAFVLAMGFDYDEDEELYEIIVQIPDPQGAAGDPGGAMGGESPGVKVASGKGVTPFKAARNLPATRDVFFGQNKIVIFSEAAAKNGLGSIYDFLARERQARLVATPVILKGEESITQFLRTEVPLDEVLADALERQFSLIIEQRGIFPQKSLIDIFDMYTIVGKEPVMGKVKLGEQTEEDMIGEDKEAVKASIEIEGSGFFEGDSLKGWLDPDQTEGYLWLRGDLLRGLTVIKCPVHDEHPISIEVLNTDVNKIPVITEEGEAEVHLEVKADGRIQQQNCPATYERHGELSEALDRRFATVIENNIKETIEVAQEKNVDFLGFGNLFYRKKYNEWTEEDIGENWEEIFEDLTVKTDIDANVRRAGLIQAPIIRE